The following nucleotide sequence is from Zea mays cultivar B73 chromosome 1, Zm-B73-REFERENCE-NAM-5.0, whole genome shotgun sequence.
gactatcagggagCGAGACACGCGTGATTAGGGGTTGGGGGAGGCGACAGCTGCGGATCGGCGGGACAGGGGGCGGCAGCCGCAGATCGGCGGGGCAAGGGCGCGTGATTAGGGGAAGGGGGAGGCGGATTGGCGGGACGGGGGAGTGGGCAGAACCGTGCACTGTGGACGGCTGGACGCCTATACTCTATTCTTAAGAAGTAGTAGAGAGATTTTGCATAAAATcgaattagtttaattgatatataCTTAAATTACTATTtttagaatgaaattcaattccaatgatccaaataGGACGTAAGAGTCAGGACATGCTGCTATGTTGACTTAATCTAACATGAAAATCCGAGAGTTAATTGAACCCGACTGAAAATGTTCGTCGAGTGGGTGTGGGCTGAAATATTTGAGCCGACATCAGACTAGGATCGGGCTTGGGCCAACTAAAGCCCAACCCGACGTTTGATTAGGTATAAGCTGCAGCTGTAGCAGCAGGAGCAGGACAACACAAGCCGAAGCGAGCAGCAGAATTGACAGCATTCTGTTATATCCGATGTTTCAATTCGGAATCCCTTTCCTCTACAGAAGATGGGAACTCCAGAAAAGGCTAAGAGACATGCGTAGGGCAGGCAGGCAGACAGGCAGGCACAAGCTGTTTCCTCTAGAAAcgttatcatcatcatcatcatctgccGCGCTGCTGTCTCCATACGTCCAGCCCGATGACAGTGGAGCTCAGGAGGGCATGCTTGGGACGGCCGCCGACCCTGAAATTATTGAGCCCCTTTTGTGCGAGCGAGACGGGGGCACACAGGCCATGAGCATGAGCCATCGCCTTCTCCCGGTGTGCCCGCGGACCGGCCGGGGCAGGACCAGCAGCAGCACGCACCGTGGGCCTCCCGCAGACGCAAAGACCCATCGTCGTGCGCGCGTTCGTCACGCGGTGGGGGGCCCCTTGCGTTGCGCGGACGTGTACGTGTTGGAAAATAAACACGGACACCGACGCGCGATCGATGGTTGGCTCTAGTTGGTTGGTGCCATGGCTGTGGCTTTGGCTTACTATAGGAGACTGCCGGAAAACATATTGCACCACATGCATGATGTGATGCACGCAAAAAAGGAATTAAAGGCACACATTATTTGGAGCTTTTTCTCCCGTAGTGTCGAGTGATCTGTACGTAGCTTTGctcacacacacacacgcacacatgtCAGGTGCCGGTAAGCTGCCGTCGCGCACGAGCAAGTGGGCGGGGCGCTCGACCTCGCTGGTCGCTGCAATGCAATCCCTCTCTCAATCTGCCTTTTTTTTGGAAAGATGGTGGGCTCGGGGGCGAGGTAAGTCCGCACTAGGGCGAGGGGGCCAGGCCACTGGCGCTTATGGCAGTCGTCGGCGTCGCGCGCTTTAGATGGAGGCCGACTTAATTAGTGGAAAATGATGTCGTGTTATTATGCGTTTGTTAATAATTTATTTATACATCAACTGGTAGCCTAGGTACTACTTGGTTGCTTAATTATAGCTCAATGCTGATAATAAGGTCATTTCGGGGAAATCAGGATCCCTGACCTACCTTTAAAGTACTCCTCCTCCAGCCAGCAAATAGAAGTGAATCGATACTTTTACGAAAAGCTTGCCCCCACCCCAGTTGCCGAATCGGAGTCGTCGTTCTAGGACATGCTATATACCGTAGTTTAGTTGCGTAGTATTCAGTACTCACTGGCGATTCGTGTTGGTCGTATATAGGTTTTTCCCCCTTATAAACTAGGTTGGTTATGTTTTAGCTAGCGATGTTATTGAATATTATTAAAGGCAGAGCTAATCAACGCTTTCGTCTCCTTCCGAAATTACAAAACAAAAAACTAGAACTTTGCAAAAGTTTGGTTATTTTCGTCGTGTGTATAATTGATTCTACACAACAAGGAGCTAATCAACCTCCGTTCCAAATTAAAATTACAGGTGTGTTTAGATTCATTATCATTTGAGCATAGGATCCATCAGGCCCGATACCCTATACTTTACAGTATACACTACCCAAAAAAAAAAGGAGTGGCGGGGAGTGGACAGCATGGACAACGGGGTGGAGTGGAGGAGCACCCTGCGAGACCCAGTCTCGGAGCATCTTTTTGGCAGCACACAAGGCAAAGCAGCTGGCCCGAAAGGCCGCCATTATTGTGAGACCCCTGGGAGATCAACGGGGGACCACGTACGGTTGCATCAGCCCAGCCCGGCCGGCAGCCAAGAAAGGCCGCGCGCCAGCCAGCCAACCACCGGGAAGATTGCATTGGTGGCCAGACAACTGACCTGCACGTAATCACGCACGATCCATCCGTGGATCTCATCTCATATTCCCCCAAACGCCGGCCGGCCGCCGGGACGACGATCGCGGAAACCATAAAGCTTTGCCATTAGCCGCGCCAGGTACGTAAAGACGACGTGATCATCTCAGTGCTTGTTCTCATCTGTCCTGGTGCGAGACAATAGCACAAAGCGGCGCACACAGGTGTTGGACGATGAGCTCAGAGCCGCACATGTTCCTCCCGTCACCATGCATGAAAAAGGATTATTATTCCTTCCTTGGAGCCAGCTGACATATATACATCGCCTGGGTTACAATACGGACACCACCACCAAAATTAATCAACACTGTAACAAACAATACAAGAGAATGTCAAACCCCATGCAAGATGGTGGTACGTTCTTTATCTTCAAGTATATATATAAATGGAACAGTGTTTATTCGGCTGGAATTTGGCAGCaagaaaaaaggaaagaaaagCAGGTGGACAGCAGCATCGGATCGGAGGCATAAGGTTCCTCCTTTTTCCCGTCATTAGCATTCGTGATTCTCCTTTTCTGTTCCGCTTTGCATCACACGCTCCCTGCCCCCAGCTTctgtctttctttctctctctttttattattattattaatcgCCTTTTGGGCCCGCGCCTTTTCATGGCCCGGGGCTAGCTAGTTTTGTTTTGGCTCGTACATAACCAGATTGTTTTATTTTTTTCCCTCTCGAGTACGTACAGTACACGTATCTCTGTATCACACAAACCTTGCCCTACACTACAACAACGTGCGTGACACACGAACATAACCAACACGACCAGACTGTTGTTACTGCATGGTAACTAACggggcatgcatgcatgcatgcactaCTGATGAGTAATATTGCTCCAAGGCTGATTCCCACAAACCTGCCCTACTACCTTCTAGCTATTATCAGTGCGTTTTTTTTTATTCTCGTGACGAACATTACCTTTCACATCTAGTcacttttattttttttataaaaaaactaCTACAgtattattcttttgtttgttaCCAACGGCAGAAAAGGTATACGGTGTTGATAATGTTGGCCTTTTCAGGCTGGACAATTGCGTCACATGATGTCGCCGGCCTCTGGTCAACTCCACACCAGGACGACCAAGACATATATTCAGTACGTACAGGCAATTAGATGTTAGATCCTGTCCCTCCTCGCTTTTATATCACTAGTAGTAATAAGTACGTGCAACCAGCCGGCCGGGGCTCGATCTGTCCTCCTGCGTAGGACTAGGTGCTCCTCCTGTGCATCCGTCACTGATGGCCTGGCCAGCACTCAGTAGTAGCATAGCATGCCGGCCTTAATTTGTTTCcagaagaaaataaaataaaaacccAGCTTTCCAAAAACCATCCCTGCCGCTACACTACACTGTTCCGAGGAGTTCGTTATCGCCATCCGTTACTCTCTGTCTGTCTGACGTTGCTCTCAACACAACTGCAGCCCCCCCAAAAAAAGCTCGCCGTCGAAAGGCGTCACTTAGCCCTTACGCAATCTCTCCCGTCTGTCGCTCCGTCCCTTTCAGATATATTCCCTCCCCCATTAAGCCCCCTGCAAAGCAAAGTTTTTTTTTGTGGCATAGTTTATACACATATATACCGTAAGTAGCCTCTTTTTTTTTTCGAATCCAGCCTGGCCATGGTCGACGTACGTACGTGATTAAAAGGTCAATTATGTTAATACCCTTTTGACCTCGAAGCTAGCGAAACCAAAACCATGGCTGTCCATTTTACGTATTACATACAGAGCCATGCTAAACCTGCTGTGTCTAGCCTGTAATGTGGGTTAGCATATTGCGCCGCTGCATGGAATAATATCGTCGTGCTCGATAGCAAGAGCAAggctcgtcgtcgtcctgctcctGATCGAAATTAAATTCGAaagcgccacgccacgccacgcgagCGCATGCAACTTGGCCCCCGCCGGCATATATGTATGTCTCGGAATTTGCTTTGGAAATGGACAGGCCCGTTGGATTGCTCTGCTCTCTTCGATCGCATCACCGGCCGGGGAGAGCGGGGAGTGACAGCCCCCGGCCGTGAAGCATCCGAATCCAGGTCTTTTTGCTGTCATCTCCGGAGAAAGAACTGGTTGGGCCGCCGGCTAGCTGCGGCCGTCGAGTTCCAGATAACTCTTGCGTCGCCGTCGGAATCTCGCATGCAGGCAGCAGGCATACACTCGCACATGCATCCCGTAGCGGAGCGCCGGACCGGACGCGAGCGAGCCGCGCGCGCGTGGAGATTAGCGTCACCCCCCACCACTCTTACCCACAGAGGCCGAAACCGACATGAAAAGATATATATCCACCTCTCATCACCCGGCCCCCCAAGCGGAGAGCCCTTTATTCCTCTGGGGTTTTCTGGATTTCGTGGCCCTTTTGGCGGCGTAAATTTCGACCTGGTTTTGGACGGCTCGTAGGGGTGGCACCTGCGGGGGACATTCCATTCCACTCCGCTCCCTCTCGCAGGCCGCAGCATTCAAATCCCCATTCTGCTTCTCATTCCGATTCCGATGCCGTTTCGGCGTTTCCCCCCTCGCTCCCTGATAAACTGTTCCTCAGTGTCACTGAAAACGTAGCGCATTGGTGAATTCGGCATCTCGATTTGTGGctctttttttataaaaaaaatcaGTTGGTTCAAAGTGAATAATCTTTGGTGGCTGATGACCATTTCAGGACTACGAACTAGGGAAGACACAATGATATTATTCcctacaccccccccccccttttttttccTGCTACTTTCTGCCATGCTAATCACTTTTTCTTTGGTCGGCCAAGCAACGGCTTTTGGCCATTCAGAATCATCTTTGTCTGCCTCAATTTCAGTAGTGCCTGTAACGACTTTACAGCCATCAACTGCTAATCTATGTTGCGCTAGTCCCTACACAACAAGGTAAACGCACGAATAAACATAAATAGTAACAGACCGTCCTTGCCCGTCATCAACATCGTTCATCTTTTTCATTGTAAAATATATAGTAACCCCACGTCTAAACTACATATATACCCACCACCACCTATGCAAGTATAAAAAAAATAAAGTGATCTCGAAATCAACATCTAAATTATCCACCAATACTAGTATTAGTAACAAAATATAAAGTAACTCCTAAACCGAGATTGAAAATTTTCATGTATGACATTATAATACATAACTAACAAGGCGACCCTTGCAAATAGCACGGCAGCTAGTTTTTTTATTGCAAACATTAGATATTTtacatatatatattttttaaaaaTAGTTATTTATCTGACTGCAATTTTCCACCTGATGTTTTCAAATATATTTATATGCATGAACTatgcacaccatcaaccaaatctttTCTTTAAGGATTTCTCCTCTTTCTTTTTATTTTACTCATATTTAGTGCTCATGCAATTTCTGTTATGACGACATGCTGCTATCATTGAGTTATTTGGTTAGCTTGGTATATCATTATAGTCACGAAATGGGAACCAGGAAAAACAGACACGAACGACACATAGTGCTTTAaaggctagtttgggagccacaaaaTCGGATGAGATTGAAGGACCTAAAATCTCTTTCTTATTTAATTTTGAAACGGGTAAGAAAGCAAAAAAAAAGGAGACACGGTAAGGAAGCAAACCACCAAAAAGGCACGTTAAGGTTTTTTGTTTTAAAAATGGTTATGAAAAGAGGAAAAAACATGCAATGTGAATTCTTTGGTCAAATATAGACCCTTAGATGTTCCTGAAATCCAACGATGCATATTCTTCTACTTTTAGATTAATCTCATATTTTTAGACCTTCTTCACAAACGTGAGGGCTGGTTTCGATATTATTATTAATATAATATGGACCAGTTTAGTTTATACAGGTCGTTGTGTGTCATCTTTTTCCTCCATGCTTTATGCTAAAAAAAAATTATAATTGTGAAATCGAGGATTCAAACCTTGGTTATTAGCTCCACATTCATACTCACATAATCAATAGAACACTCATATTTTTATATTTTGTTAAAACAAAGTCTACTAATTTGATATAAATAGACCATAGCAATTCACGAAGTAACTCCTAAATTGGCATCAATAAAATCTACCGTTGCCATTAAATTTTCTCCTCAAAATTCTATGTTACTAACATCTATCACTATAATCCTGAAGTTTGTCTTAATATTTGAAGTACCCACATCTACCACGGTCAATACATAAAAAGCTAGTTGAGAGtaataaacatatatataatatGCGCCACCCCATAGACCAAAACATACGTGCATGTAAGAGTGGTAAATATATGTTTCTATGTTTCTAACATCGGTAGTTAATTTAGAACGATGTTAATACTTCGTGAGAATACCTTAAGTAAGTTGTGTTTCTTTAGGTAATTTTATTTGTTTATTTTAATAAAAAATACTAATTAGACAAAATATTCCGGTAAGGAAATTCAACATGTTAAATAACTTCTTATGTGATCATGTTAACTAAGAGTGCATCCATAAAATATgtatatttaataaaataaaataaaaatcttATTTTTTAAATAAAAATACTGCGAACACTAAAAATTTCAATTTAGAATCTAGATAAAACAATTTATGACGTCTAGATTTATGATCACGACGCATGGGCTACAACAGAAGATGATGTACTTAAACTAAAGTTTTAACTAAACACATATTTTAAAGAATGGAGATAAATCGATTGAGAACAGTATGTAAAAGATTTCAACTGAATTGATGGCATTATATATATCGCTGATATGCTTATCTTCAGATCTCCGCGCTGTAGAGTACCCCGCTGCGTCCATGCTCAAACCGATGGTTATCCCAATTACCCAGTATACGTATGTGGATATATTCCTTGCACTATTTGTTTTTTCTTAAAAAATATTTCCAAGAATCTCCTCAGGATAACTATCCACTCAGAGATAGATGTTTCATATACTCTCTTTATCAAAAAAATTTTAAATGATTTGAAGTTTGACCAAGGTCACATAAATACTAATAGTTATAGTACAAGATAAATAATATTTATTTAATTATAAAGTAATATTAGGTCTAGTTAATATATATTGTTTTAATAATATTTACTATTAACTTAACCAAAGTTATATAGTTATATCTTTTTTTTTCAAAAACAGACGGAGTATCGTCTATCGTTTATATGGTCGATAGGAGACTACTAATTACCTGACCTCGTTCATTATCTTCGTGAGACGAAATCTTCTTAATCGATCATGAGAACTAACTTGTCATCTGATAGCTACTAGTATAGTCTCCAATCTGGCACAACATCAGTCTTTGTTCTATTCCATTTCCAGGAAGCCGTCGCGGCCAGCTTGTTATCGATCAATTATATAATTAAAGAGAATCATGCACTGACTCCGATCCATAAAAAAACACAGACAATTGGCCATAAGATAGTCCATCTTATTACTGAACAACGGTCACtagaagcagcagcagcagcagcgtgcAAAtgcaaatgtaaaatggtggtagAGTAGTAGATGCAATAAGCAGGGCACGCACAAGGTGGCATGCCAAACCAATAGTGCTAGCTCTCTGTCCCTCCCTCACCTCTCTCACACACACAGCTAAGCCAATCACGTGACGTGACGATCATCACTTGCGAGCAACAACGACAGCACTACGTTACGAACGTTACAAAACCAACAGAGCAAACAAACAGCAGCAGGTCGAAAGCATGCATGGAACGGAACGGATGGGCGATGGCGGGCGCGTGGACTGGGCTGCGGTGCGGCGTTCAGGAGGAGGTTGCGATGCACCCCTCCCAGACGAAAAGCGACGGGCTGAGCTGGCCGCTGCACCGGCGCATGTGCTTCATCAGCTCCTCCTTGCTGCTGTGCCGCTTCGCCGTCATCAGGAGCTTGTTCTCGCCGCACGTGGCGCCGGGGACGGCGTCGTCGCCACTGTCCGGCGGCGCTGCGGCCGCGCTCAGCGCCGAGGCCGCTGCCAGGGCCGCGACCGCTGTGGTGGTGGACCCAGTGGAGCGCCTGGCCACCGGGTGCTGCGGAGCCGtggcgccgtcgccgtcgccgtcgatcTCGCAGGAGGTGACCGGCTCGGCGCCCACGAACTTGTTGATGACGAGCGCGGAGCGGTGCACCCGCGGGCCCCTCCCGCTGCGCGCCTGCGGCTGCGCGCTCACCTTCACCTCCACCACGGTGCCCCTGTCCACGACCTCGACCTcgtcctcctcgtcgtcctcctcgtcGGCCTGCTGCTCGGTCTCCGGCTCATCcgaggcgggcgcgggcgcgggggcggccgtgTCCGCGAACGACAGGAGAAGGCGGCCGCCGCGGCGCTGCGCGCGGAACAGGGTGGACGACGCCACGGGCACGACCTTGACGAGCAGGCGGCCGTCCTGGCGCTTCTGCCTCATCTCCATGGTAGACTCCACCTTGCGCCGCGCCAGGGACGGCAGCGGCGGCGGGAACGCCCTGGGCGGGGCCGCGCGTTGGgccaccacctcctcctcctcctcctccccctccccgcgCTCGTCGTCGGAGCCCTGGCACGAGTGCTCGGTCGCGGAGCCGTCGGCGTCGGAGAAGCCGTCCGAGCCGGTCTCCGAGCCCAGGCTCTCGGTGCAGATCTCCAGGCTCTTCTGGGTGAGCAGGCTGGACGAGCGGCGCACGAGCGGGTGCACGTACGGCGCCTGCCTGGGcgcggcgggcggcggcggcttctGCGCCTGAATCATGTTCCATATGTCGTCCCTCTCCGGCcggtcgtcgtcgccgccgcggTCCGTCTCCTTCAGCGTGACGGTAGCCTTCTCGGCGCCCGCAGCGGCGGCCCCGCCATCGCCAGCGCCCTGCTCGACGGCCTGCTGGCACGGGAGGAGCTGCTGCTCGGTGGTCTCGAACACTGTCAGTGCCATGTCTCCCCGGCCTGCTTGCTTGTCCTCGGCAAGTGACACTAGCTAGCCTATAGCAAGGCTACCCCTGTCTCAGCAAGTGCGTGCTGCAGGTTGCCACAAAAGGGAGTGACGGCGCGGCTAGTTTCTACGTTGTATATAGTTCTTGGTGCAGAGCGCGTTTGTGTTTAGGAAGCAGGGCAGAGCAAACCGGAGGAAGCAGAGCACGCCGCCGCGTTATTAATATAACCGGGAACGAGAAGAGAAGCTGGCTGCGGGGAGTGGATGGAAGGATAAGCTTTGGAGACTCTAACGCGCGTCCGGCCTGGGGTTTGGACCGATTTTTTCGCTCGTTTTTTGATGATCTATCGGTTTCTCTGTGTCTATCTATCGCACTCGCCCGCAGACTTCTCCTTTGGCTGGCGCTATAGCCGCTAagcgagaaggagaagaaggctCGTGCTGCCGTGGAAGTGGAAGCGGAAGGCGTCAAGCACTTCAGCTCCAGATCGGGGGAGGTCACACGATAAGAAGAGGAGCGGCAGCGGCGGGGTATTTGTAGGGCGCCGAGGGGGAGCGCTCGGGCTCACCGGCCCAGAGCCCCAGAGCCTCTCTCTGCTCACCGCACACCCACACCCACCACTGCCACCCACTAGCATGGGGAGGACAAATACCTTCGCCTTTCTGAGGGCCCCTCGGTGACATATGCGCACTCCATTCGGgcatttcaaaaaaaaaaaaccgTTGAAAACGAAACTTTATGGAGAGAAATGTATTGTTAAGTTGTACTCATCTGGAAGTGATTCCCTTGTGGCACACACTGTCCGCAATACAAAATGGTGTGGTTTATCCGTTTCTACTTATCAAGGCCTTGTATATAAGTAACTTGACATTTTCCCTGTCTGGTTTTGGTCTAGCTGTGGGGGGCTGTGGCTTGTTGCTGGCTAATTAGAACATAAATTTCTCGCTCAATACTTTTGCGTTACACTGCTGCTGAACGATAAAACACAGTAGATACCCGTATAGATTAAAGCCAAGTGAACAGACCATAGTCCAGATGGTCTTTAAATTTACAGTAGATTCAAGTGGGAGAGAAACGAAGAAGGAATGGAAGAAAGAAAACGGGCCATCAAATTGGTTACCGCTGCGTTTCTGATTTCGAACAGATCATGCGTATGGCGTAGATGCTCCCAAGTTCCAAGAGTAACCATGCGTATCTTCCGCCACCTTGGCAATcatttttttttgtgtgtgtggcCATCCCTTCGTCATTCTTCTTTGGTTTTTAAAGGATTATTTTTTTTGCCGTGGAGATCGACTCCGATAAAAACTGGGGGTTTTATGATTCTCCTTTAAGATCGTATGCTATAACTCCACTTTTATTTCGATGAAAAGTGCAACTATATATCTGGTAGAGCTCTCTACAAATTCAACCGCGCATGCATGGCTCGAGAAGACGACAGATCTAGGTAGCTAGCAATACGTACGTACTTGAATGGATCCAATTATCCTACCTGTGAAAGAAACGGTAGAATTCCGTTCCTGGCATGTCCCGCTCGGAGCATAGTGTGCCTGCCTGTGCCTGTGCGTGCGAGACAAATGCCCCGGTTAGCGCGCAGCGCAGAAGGATCCAACTATCCATGCCACGCCCTGTGCCGAGCAGGTTCCAAATACCCCGGAATAAAGCCTCTTGTCCCCACGCACTGCAACGCCGCAACGTTCACCCTGCCACGCTGCGAATCCTCCTGCCGCGCGGGGCGCTGCGCCGGGGGCCGGGCGGCGGGATTCGCCCGTTCCAGGTCTCCAGCGCGGCGCCTTCTTCCTCCGCGCGCGACCCCGCAGTCCACGCATCCTCTGCACGCGAGCGACTGGATCGATGCCGCCATTCGGCGCGCCGGAGTGGGCCGGATATGCCGCGCCGCGGCGAGGGTGCACCGGCGAGTGTGGGACGGACGGACAACGAGGAGGGGAAGAAAGAGTTCGGTGGCCGAGTGGTTGCGCTGAGGAGCTACTGTATCTTCGGTTCATTTTTCCGGAACTTGGGTCTACGACGCATACGCTGCAGGTTCACCAGTGTGCTGCGACGCGCCACGCTTCACGCCAGCCCCCAGCTGGCGTACGTGTCGCGCGGCAACGTGCCTGCCGGGTGGCGCCTGAGCTGGTGGTGTGTGCCAACGTCCGCGAGCCAGCGCCGGCCAGAGCGCCCCGGCCGGTGCGCGGTGCGCCTGTGCCTGCCGGCCCCCCGCCTTTCTTACCTTCGTTACGGACGGAGATGGGAAATGGCTAGCTATTAGTGCCGCCTTCGCCTACCCGTTCCGCCTTGCCACATCTGTCGAAAGCAATTCTCCTTACCTTGGTGCATCCCCACAACCGTGGAACGTCCTTGTGAACTTTCATGGCGCCGGAAGAAGAGCTTTCCCTAAAAAACCTGCATGGGGGCCGGTCGCTCTCCGTATACTCGTCAAACCCCACGTCCCGTACTCCCGTGACCCCAAGTTGCCGTGCAACATGAGGCCCCTGAGAACCGAGAAAAGGAAACACGCGAGAAATTTTTTTATCAGGCCGCTGGAAAAGCTCTGCGACGCTTGTGCGTTATGCATGCACGGGCGCGTGTGAGCACTGAGCACTAGGATGGAACGGGAGAGTTGGCGCGCTTTTCTACGGCTGTTGGAATTAGATTTCATTCTAATAATCGTAATTTACACATAGATCAATTAAGATAATATTGTTTTATATATAATAGAGTTGTATATAGTTGGTCATACGAtgtgatattttacgtgctataTTTTCTATTATTATAGATGAGCGAGTCGAAGAACGTGTCATAAATTGCAGATACATAACATAAATTTGCACCGTCCCACCCTATAAATTTAAGATATACTTATATCTAAACTTTTGGAAAAGAGCATAGTATCAAAATCCAAACTAAATAACCTATTAATATATTAAGTTATATTTGTGTCAGACAAGTTGAACCGTAAAAAGTTCTAGCA
It contains:
- the LOC103634046 gene encoding protein FAF-like, chloroplastic gives rise to the protein MALTVFETTEQQLLPCQQAVEQGAGDGGAAAAGAEKATVTLKETDRGGDDDRPERDDIWNMIQAQKPPPPAAPRQAPYVHPLVRRSSSLLTQKSLEICTESLGSETGSDGFSDADGSATEHSCQGSDDERGEGEEEEEEVVAQRAAPPRAFPPPLPSLARRKVESTMEMRQKRQDGRLLVKVVPVASSTLFRAQRRGGRLLLSFADTAAPAPAPASDEPETEQQADEEDDEEDEVEVVDRGTVVEVKVSAQPQARSGRGPRVHRSALVINKFVGAEPVTSCEIDGDGDGATAPQHPVARRSTGSTTTAVAALAAASALSAAAAPPDSGDDAVPGATCGENKLLMTAKRHSSKEELMKHMRRCSGQLSPSLFVWEGCIATSS